One stretch of Kiritimatiellaceae bacterium DNA includes these proteins:
- a CDS encoding N-acetylmuramoyl-L-alanine amidase, which yields MRPNKTALLFVIGLAAVLTAASAFAGVRTVTSRGKSYVTLSGMANYYGMSVTQPAKTRIRMQNKYNKIEFETDSRSVWINGTLIALNEPVRKVGWSWAVDTTDFNKTIEPVSRPSEFLKTAGTRTVVLDPGHGGDDKGASSPRNLQEKAVTLDVAKRVKAKLESRGINVELTREADRNLELDARCRKAGALRADLLVSIHANSAGKNRNVRGAETFVLALPGRYSSNSYGGGKLPTATNTGNRYDAANMILSYRIQQNLIKATGQEDRGIKRARFEVLRDAPCPATLVEMAFLSNPKDESIVMDPAGRDRIARGIADGIAAYLSDVSRAKAK from the coding sequence ATGCGCCCGAACAAAACTGCTCTGCTGTTCGTCATCGGTCTGGCCGCCGTTCTTACAGCCGCAAGCGCCTTCGCCGGCGTCCGCACCGTCACCTCCCGTGGAAAAAGCTATGTCACCCTGTCCGGCATGGCGAACTACTACGGCATGTCCGTCACCCAGCCCGCCAAAACCCGCATCCGGATGCAGAACAAATACAACAAGATCGAATTTGAAACCGACTCCCGCAGCGTCTGGATCAACGGAACCCTTATCGCACTTAACGAACCGGTTCGCAAAGTCGGCTGGTCATGGGCCGTCGATACAACCGACTTTAACAAAACAATCGAACCGGTGTCTCGCCCGTCGGAATTCCTCAAAACAGCCGGAACCCGTACCGTGGTTCTGGATCCCGGACACGGTGGCGACGACAAAGGCGCCAGCAGCCCGCGCAACCTTCAGGAAAAGGCCGTCACACTCGACGTTGCTAAACGGGTTAAAGCAAAACTCGAATCCCGCGGAATCAACGTGGAACTCACCCGCGAAGCAGACCGCAATCTGGAACTCGACGCACGCTGCCGGAAAGCCGGCGCACTCCGGGCCGACCTTCTCGTCAGCATCCACGCAAACTCCGCCGGAAAAAACCGCAACGTCCGCGGAGCTGAAACATTTGTTCTCGCCCTGCCCGGACGCTACAGCAGCAACTCCTACGGCGGCGGAAAACTTCCCACTGCCACCAACACAGGAAACCGGTACGACGCAGCCAACATGATTCTAAGCTACCGCATTCAGCAAAACCTCATCAAAGCCACCGGACAGGAAGACCGCGGCATCAAACGCGCCCGCTTTGAAGTTCTGCGTGACGCACCTTGTCCGGCAACCCTTGTCGAAATGGCCTTCCTCAGCAATCCTAAGGACGAATCAATCGTGATGGATCCCGCCGGACGTGACCGGATCGCTCGCGGCATCGCCGACGGCATCGCCGCCTACCTCTCCGACGTCTCCCGCGCAAAAGCGAAATAA
- a CDS encoding potassium channel protein produces the protein MKRGIYHFDQSRTLRLGLYLLLVLSVLVGGTAGYHLIEGWPLDESLYMTVITVSTVGFGEVHALSHNGRIFTILLIFFGVTSVALSLTSMFEYFILRGLKNLFGRNKMDKQIEKLNRHIIICGFGRTGDYIARDLKKMNKPFVVIENDPARIKVLEEEGVLYIQGDPAEEDQLEAAGVARAESLVASLPKDADNLFLTINARSMNRDLHIIARVQDSDNGRKLIKAGANQVVSPFSTGASRIVQLLTRPSAVDMIELVTQRENLELEVCEILVDEKSNLVRKTLAESRVRQTLGCMVFAVKRLSGETLFDPDPQLRIESGDVLLAIKKPRPASGQ, from the coding sequence ATGAAGCGAGGCATATATCATTTTGACCAGTCCCGTACGCTTCGACTGGGGCTTTATCTTTTGCTGGTTCTGTCGGTTTTGGTTGGCGGCACCGCCGGGTATCATTTGATCGAGGGCTGGCCGCTGGACGAAAGCCTCTATATGACGGTCATTACCGTTTCGACCGTCGGGTTCGGGGAGGTGCACGCCCTTTCACATAACGGCAGAATTTTCACGATCCTGCTGATTTTTTTCGGGGTGACTTCCGTCGCGCTGTCGCTGACTTCGATGTTTGAATATTTCATTCTGCGCGGGCTGAAAAATCTTTTCGGGAGAAATAAAATGGATAAGCAAATTGAAAAGCTCAATCGGCACATCATCATTTGCGGCTTCGGGCGCACCGGCGACTATATCGCCCGCGATTTGAAAAAAATGAACAAACCGTTTGTGGTGATCGAAAACGATCCGGCGCGGATCAAGGTTCTGGAAGAAGAAGGTGTGCTCTATATCCAGGGCGACCCGGCGGAGGAGGATCAACTGGAAGCCGCTGGCGTTGCCCGGGCCGAGTCGCTGGTGGCCTCGCTGCCGAAAGATGCGGACAATCTCTTTCTGACGATTAACGCCCGCAGCATGAACCGCGATCTGCATATCATTGCGCGGGTTCAGGATTCTGACAACGGCCGCAAGCTGATCAAGGCAGGAGCCAATCAGGTGGTGTCGCCGTTTTCAACCGGCGCCTCGCGGATTGTTCAGTTGCTGACCCGCCCGTCGGCGGTGGATATGATCGAACTGGTGACCCAGCGTGAAAATCTTGAACTGGAAGTTTGTGAAATCCTCGTGGATGAAAAGAGCAATCTGGTTCGCAAGACGCTGGCGGAGTCGCGAGTCCGCCAGACTCTCGGATGTATGGTGTTTGCTGTTAAACGGCTGAGCGGCGAGACGCTGTTCGATCCGGATCCGCAACTGCGGATTGAGTCAGGCGATGTCCTGCTGGCGATTAAGAAACCGCGCCCCGCATCCGGTCAGTAA
- a CDS encoding ferritin — protein MITKKMEKALNAQINKEFYSAYLYLAMSAYCNKVNMPGCEHWFRIQYDEEVIHMTKMFDYVMQHGGEARLLKIDEPPADFGSILGAFEASQKHERFVTESINELLNIAVEEKDHATQVFLQWFITEQVEEEANAKEIVDRLRMIGDNGAALMMIDDKLSLRLPPAPAAAAQA, from the coding sequence ATGATCACAAAAAAGATGGAAAAGGCGCTGAACGCGCAGATTAATAAGGAATTTTACTCCGCTTATCTTTACCTCGCTATGTCGGCCTATTGCAACAAAGTCAACATGCCGGGGTGCGAACACTGGTTCCGCATCCAATACGACGAAGAAGTCATCCACATGACCAAAATGTTCGACTACGTCATGCAGCACGGCGGTGAAGCCCGGTTGCTGAAAATCGACGAGCCGCCTGCCGATTTCGGCTCGATCCTCGGCGCTTTCGAAGCCAGCCAGAAACACGAGCGGTTTGTGACGGAGTCGATTAACGAACTGCTGAACATCGCGGTGGAAGAGAAAGACCACGCCACACAGGTCTTTCTGCAGTGGTTCATCACCGAACAGGTCGAAGAAGAAGCCAACGCGAAAGAAATCGTTGATCGTCTGAGAATGATCGGCGACAACGGCGCGGCCTTGATGATGATTGATGACAAGCTCAGCCTGCGGCTGCCGCCCGCGCCTGCCGCCGCCGCACAGGCTTAA
- the mutY gene encoding A/G-specific adenine glycosylase, which translates to MQAVKSQPPKIASLQKAVKLCLLPWFETNARDLPWRRNRTPYRVWVSEIMLQQTRVDTVIPYYRRWMKAFPSWKALACAPQSDVLKCWEGLGYYSRARNLHAAAKIISDEFGGKIPSSVADLKKLPGIGAYTAAAISSLAFNEDAAVVDGNVVRVLSRLFVFGGDTRSTAGKKQMQVWADGLLVKGRAGQFNEAMMELGALVCLPKNPKCPECPLSKSCAAFAGGAPDKFPVMRKKKKVPHIVVGAAVAANRKGEVLIAQRKQDDMLGGLWEFPGGKQEPDETIQECVARELSEELGIKTAVGEHLMTVKHAYSHFTMTMHVHRAKIISGRPRPIHCADYDWVKVPDLGNFAWSKADLQVVEKLQGRPAGLKKRKKG; encoded by the coding sequence ATGCAGGCAGTCAAATCACAACCCCCGAAAATAGCCAGCCTTCAAAAGGCGGTTAAGTTGTGCCTTCTGCCATGGTTTGAAACAAACGCCCGCGATCTGCCGTGGCGCCGCAACCGTACGCCGTACCGTGTCTGGGTATCGGAGATCATGCTTCAGCAGACGCGGGTTGATACCGTAATTCCGTACTATCGCCGCTGGATGAAGGCCTTTCCGTCGTGGAAGGCGCTGGCCTGTGCGCCGCAAAGCGACGTTCTAAAATGCTGGGAAGGGCTGGGCTACTACAGCCGAGCCCGCAATTTGCACGCCGCCGCAAAAATTATTTCGGATGAATTTGGCGGAAAGATTCCGTCTTCGGTTGCCGACCTGAAGAAGTTGCCGGGCATAGGCGCTTACACGGCGGCGGCGATTTCCAGTTTGGCCTTTAATGAGGACGCGGCGGTTGTCGATGGAAACGTCGTTCGCGTTCTGAGTCGCCTTTTCGTCTTTGGCGGCGACACGCGTTCGACGGCGGGCAAAAAACAGATGCAAGTCTGGGCCGACGGTCTGCTGGTGAAGGGCCGGGCGGGACAATTTAACGAAGCCATGATGGAGCTTGGCGCACTGGTTTGTCTGCCGAAGAATCCGAAATGCCCGGAGTGTCCACTGTCGAAAAGTTGCGCCGCCTTTGCCGGAGGTGCCCCGGATAAGTTTCCTGTAATGAGGAAAAAGAAAAAAGTTCCGCACATCGTCGTTGGCGCGGCGGTTGCCGCCAACCGCAAAGGCGAGGTGCTGATTGCCCAGCGCAAACAGGACGATATGCTCGGCGGACTTTGGGAGTTTCCCGGCGGCAAGCAGGAGCCGGACGAGACGATTCAGGAGTGCGTCGCCCGCGAACTGTCAGAGGAGCTTGGCATCAAAACCGCTGTCGGAGAACATCTTATGACAGTGAAACACGCCTACAGCCACTTCACCATGACGATGCATGTGCACCGCGCCAAAATTATTTCGGGGCGTCCGCGCCCGATCCATTGCGCCGATTACGACTGGGTAAAGGTTCCTGACCTTGGGAACTTTGCCTGGTCCAAAGCCGATTTGCAGGTTGTCGAAAAACTGCAGGGCCGTCCGGCGGGGTTAAAAAAACGGAAAAAAGGTTGA
- the rpsP gene encoding 30S ribosomal protein S16, translating into MATKIRLRRMGTIKKPFYRIVVADSRFATTGRFLEILGWYDPKQKKDNFSVNVERVKHWIGTGAQLSNTAANLLKRAEAGEGVPVGAAPAAAAKAASEQQEA; encoded by the coding sequence ATGGCAACAAAAATACGTTTACGTCGAATGGGCACCATCAAAAAGCCGTTTTACCGCATTGTGGTGGCTGATTCCCGCTTCGCGACCACCGGTCGCTTCCTCGAAATTCTCGGCTGGTACGATCCCAAGCAGAAGAAAGACAATTTCAGCGTCAATGTTGAACGCGTCAAACACTGGATTGGCACTGGCGCGCAGCTTTCCAACACCGCCGCGAACCTTTTGAAGCGGGCCGAAGCCGGCGAAGGTGTTCCTGTTGGCGCAGCTCCGGCTGCCGCCGCTAAGGCCGCCTCCGAACAGCAGGAGGCTTAA
- a CDS encoding KH domain-containing protein, which produces MKKLVKQMVAALVDHPRHVKITEVKGEKSVVYELRCHEKDVGKVIGRSGKTVGAMRTLLGAIAARDGRRAMLEVVE; this is translated from the coding sequence ATGAAGAAGCTCGTAAAGCAGATGGTCGCCGCTCTGGTTGACCACCCCCGCCATGTCAAGATCACTGAAGTCAAAGGCGAAAAAAGCGTCGTCTATGAACTGCGCTGTCACGAAAAAGATGTCGGCAAAGTGATTGGTCGCAGCGGAAAAACCGTTGGCGCCATGCGTACACTTCTCGGCGCAATCGCCGCCCGTGACGGTCGCCGCGCAATGCTCGAAGTTGTGGAATAA
- the trmD gene encoding tRNA (guanosine(37)-N1)-methyltransferase TrmD, with the protein MQIDVIALFPEMLDGFLGQSMMKRAAKAGHVSFRFINLRDFAEDKHRTTDERPFGGGPGMVMKPEPIFKAVESIRTEKSRVILMCPQGKPFAQKRAQKLSTEEHLIFVCGHYEGIDERIRAALIDEEISIGDYVLTNGVLPAAVVIDAVVRLIPGVLGGEGSAEQESFSEPLLEYPQYTRPAEFRGMVVPEELVSGDHAAIAKWRRQQSEKRTEERRPDLRTCRPAENGDGA; encoded by the coding sequence ATGCAGATCGACGTGATAGCTCTTTTCCCGGAAATGCTCGACGGCTTCCTCGGCCAGAGCATGATGAAGCGTGCCGCCAAGGCAGGCCACGTCAGCTTTCGGTTCATCAACCTCCGTGACTTCGCCGAAGACAAACATCGCACGACCGACGAACGTCCGTTCGGCGGCGGCCCCGGCATGGTCATGAAGCCCGAACCGATTTTTAAAGCGGTCGAATCCATTCGTACGGAAAAATCCCGCGTCATTCTGATGTGCCCGCAAGGGAAGCCGTTTGCCCAGAAGCGGGCGCAGAAACTTTCGACCGAAGAACACCTGATTTTTGTCTGCGGTCATTACGAAGGAATAGACGAGCGGATCCGCGCGGCGCTCATCGACGAAGAAATTTCCATTGGTGATTATGTGCTGACCAACGGTGTATTGCCTGCGGCGGTTGTAATCGACGCGGTCGTGCGGCTGATTCCCGGCGTGCTGGGCGGGGAGGGTTCCGCCGAGCAGGAATCATTCAGTGAACCGCTTCTGGAATATCCGCAGTACACCCGGCCGGCCGAATTCCGCGGCATGGTTGTGCCCGAAGAACTGGTTTCCGGCGACCACGCCGCCATTGCAAAATGGCGGCGCCAGCAGTCTGAAAAACGGACTGAGGAACGCCGCCCCGACCTGCGGACCTGCCGTCCGGCAGAAAACGGAGATGGCGCTTGA
- the rplS gene encoding 50S ribosomal protein L19: MNPVVANIGKEQCTKEIPAFNIGDTVDVHVKIKEGTKERIQVYTGTVIAREGSGVSETFVVRRVAFGEGIERVFPLQSPNIAKIEVVRSGKTRRAKLYYLRDISGKKARIKERRA, encoded by the coding sequence ATGAACCCGGTAGTCGCAAATATAGGCAAAGAGCAGTGCACCAAGGAAATTCCCGCTTTCAATATCGGTGATACCGTTGACGTGCATGTAAAAATTAAAGAAGGCACCAAGGAACGCATTCAGGTGTACACCGGCACGGTCATCGCCCGTGAAGGCTCCGGCGTTTCCGAAACATTTGTTGTTCGCCGTGTCGCTTTCGGCGAAGGCATCGAACGCGTATTCCCGTTGCAAAGCCCGAACATCGCGAAGATTGAAGTGGTGCGCAGCGGCAAGACCCGCCGTGCGAAACTTTACTATCTCCGTGACATTTCCGGCAAAAAAGCGCGCATCAAAGAACGCCGCGCGTAG
- a CDS encoding ribonuclease HII, protein MDMLRYEKEAWNSGLFFIAGIDEAGRGPLAGPVVAAAVAFERGPLENGGAEIFSGLTDSKALSEKRREHFFERLQGCSFARIGCAVIGPEIIDDINILQATWKAMAEAVAQISPRPDLALVDGRPVRGLCCKSQSIVKGDAQSLSIAAASVIAKVTRDRLMVELDARFPEYGFAKHKGYGTKEHLAAIRCHGPCPHHRKTFRPVSDFGQGELEL, encoded by the coding sequence ATGGACATGCTCCGCTATGAAAAAGAGGCCTGGAATTCAGGCCTCTTTTTTATTGCCGGAATTGACGAAGCCGGGCGCGGTCCACTGGCCGGCCCGGTCGTGGCCGCCGCAGTCGCTTTTGAACGCGGCCCGCTCGAAAACGGCGGCGCAGAAATTTTCTCCGGACTCACCGACTCCAAAGCACTTTCTGAGAAGCGGCGTGAACATTTTTTTGAGCGGCTTCAAGGTTGCAGCTTTGCCCGCATCGGTTGTGCTGTTATCGGGCCGGAAATTATTGATGACATCAATATTCTGCAGGCGACATGGAAAGCCATGGCCGAAGCCGTTGCGCAGATCAGCCCGCGACCTGATCTGGCGCTGGTTGATGGCCGTCCGGTTCGCGGACTCTGTTGTAAATCGCAAAGCATCGTTAAAGGCGATGCACAAAGCCTCTCAATCGCCGCCGCCAGCGTTATCGCTAAAGTCACTCGCGACCGCCTGATGGTTGAGCTCGATGCCAGATTTCCAGAATACGGTTTTGCCAAACATAAAGGCTACGGCACCAAGGAACATCTAGCCGCCATCCGCTGTCACGGCCCGTGCCCCCATCATCGCAAAACGTTTCGACCGGTCTCTGATTTCGGCCAGGGAGAATTGGAGCTGTGA
- a CDS encoding YraN family protein, translating into MRTGRIGEAQAEKFLKKAGLKIIARNVRVGYDEIDLIAKQGDTLIFVEVKTRANEDFGRPVAAVNRAKRKKLSRAAIHFLKNRKLRPPYIRFDVVEVIGDKPEIRHIQNAFTLEGGYRIWW; encoded by the coding sequence TTGCGCACGGGGCGGATCGGCGAGGCGCAGGCGGAAAAGTTTCTGAAAAAAGCCGGATTGAAAATCATCGCCCGGAATGTGCGGGTGGGGTACGACGAGATCGACCTGATTGCCAAGCAGGGCGACACGCTGATTTTTGTAGAGGTTAAAACCCGCGCGAACGAAGACTTCGGCCGGCCAGTGGCGGCAGTCAATCGAGCTAAACGGAAGAAGTTATCGCGTGCCGCGATTCACTTTCTGAAAAACCGAAAATTACGTCCACCGTACATTCGCTTCGATGTAGTCGAGGTGATTGGCGACAAGCCGGAAATCCGTCACATTCAAAACGCCTTCACGCTTGAAGGCGGGTATCGCATCTGGTGGTGA
- the rny gene encoding ribonuclease Y codes for MQDFVLSIGFVILGFFFHAYLTRTNAVAASHRGAVILEEAKKQAEAIKHEADVNAREEVLKARERAEREQETKRQSIIALEDRVVAREKDISRKLELLEAKDRALTEKIDKAERQNEDLKAQQAELKSRIEEETRRVQEAGNLSREDARKLIMEQMEKELESEISGLIRHQQKTVYEQVRAEARDLICTAIERYAGEHVSNITVTQVAIPSEDMKGRLIGKEGRNFKSFEMESGVNLIVDETPGMVQLSSFDPVRREVARVALEKLIADGRIHPASIEETVKKTRTEVDEIIRQAGEDALYKLGISGVAPELVKILGRLKYRTSYKQNVLDHSIEMASLMAMMAADLGLDVDLARRVGIFHDLGKAVDHEVEGSHAVIGANLLRKYGEAPLIYNAVAAHHDDVEKNSVYAVLASAADAMTAARPGARMDTTDLYFQRLDKLEKIATSFKGVDKCYAIQAGRELRVIVEGDKVDDARALILAREIANRIQTEVKYPGQVKVTVIRETRAIEYAK; via the coding sequence ATGCAGGATTTCGTACTCAGTATCGGGTTCGTCATTCTCGGCTTCTTTTTTCACGCTTATCTAACCCGCACCAATGCGGTGGCTGCCAGTCATCGGGGCGCAGTCATTCTGGAAGAGGCAAAAAAACAGGCCGAAGCGATTAAACACGAAGCGGATGTAAACGCCCGCGAAGAAGTGCTCAAGGCGCGCGAGCGGGCCGAAAGGGAGCAGGAAACCAAACGGCAAAGTATCATTGCGCTGGAAGACCGCGTTGTCGCCCGTGAAAAAGATATTTCCAGAAAACTCGAACTGCTTGAGGCCAAGGATCGTGCGCTGACCGAAAAAATCGATAAGGCGGAGCGGCAGAATGAGGACCTCAAGGCTCAGCAGGCCGAGCTGAAAAGCCGGATTGAAGAAGAAACCCGGCGCGTTCAGGAGGCGGGAAATCTTTCCAGAGAAGATGCGCGCAAATTAATCATGGAGCAGATGGAAAAAGAGCTGGAATCGGAAATCAGCGGGCTGATCCGGCATCAGCAGAAAACCGTTTATGAGCAGGTTCGGGCTGAAGCCCGCGATCTGATCTGTACAGCCATTGAGCGCTACGCCGGTGAACACGTCAGTAATATCACCGTAACACAGGTGGCAATTCCCTCTGAAGACATGAAGGGCCGCCTGATCGGCAAAGAAGGCCGCAACTTCAAATCGTTTGAAATGGAATCAGGCGTCAATCTGATTGTCGATGAAACGCCCGGCATGGTTCAGCTTTCCAGCTTTGATCCGGTGCGCCGCGAAGTGGCGCGTGTCGCGCTCGAAAAACTGATCGCCGACGGACGAATCCATCCGGCCAGCATCGAGGAAACGGTTAAAAAGACCCGCACGGAAGTTGACGAAATTATCCGGCAGGCAGGCGAAGACGCCCTCTATAAACTCGGCATCTCCGGCGTCGCGCCGGAGCTGGTTAAAATTCTTGGACGTCTGAAATACCGCACCAGCTATAAACAAAACGTGCTCGACCACTCCATTGAAATGGCCTCGCTGATGGCCATGATGGCCGCCGATCTCGGCCTGGATGTCGACCTCGCCAGACGCGTCGGCATTTTTCATGACCTCGGAAAAGCCGTTGACCACGAAGTCGAAGGCTCTCACGCCGTCATCGGCGCCAACCTGCTCCGCAAATACGGCGAGGCGCCGCTGATCTATAACGCTGTCGCCGCGCATCATGACGACGTCGAAAAGAACAGCGTCTATGCTGTGCTGGCCTCCGCCGCCGACGCCATGACTGCCGCCCGGCCCGGTGCGCGCATGGACACCACCGACCTCTACTTCCAGCGTCTCGATAAGCTCGAAAAAATCGCAACCTCATTCAAAGGCGTCGACAAGTGCTACGCCATTCAGGCGGGACGTGAACTGCGTGTGATCGTGGAGGGTGACAAGGTGGATGATGCCCGCGCGCTGATTCTGGCGCGGGAAATCGCCAACCGCATCCAAACCGAAGTCAAATATCCCGGCCAAGTCAAAGTGACGGTCATCCGCGAAACCCGCGCCATCGAATACGCCAAATAA
- a CDS encoding 5-formyltetrahydrofolate cyclo-ligase: MTKAEIRAKIAERKKSFRNLDALSAGAVENLQSLKIFRSARTVGAYMPLPDEVNIAPLFRCLEKIFFVPAFDPESGLYRMARLTAELKTGRFGILEPAAPVFAEENELDLIIVPGVAFDRAGRRIGRGGGFYDRLLPQYRTVRAGVCFDFQYLETVPAEEHDVRANWLITEKRILEIAMNS, from the coding sequence ATGACGAAAGCGGAAATACGCGCGAAAATTGCCGAGCGGAAAAAAAGTTTTCGGAATCTGGACGCTTTAAGCGCCGGAGCCGTGGAAAATCTCCAATCGCTGAAAATCTTCCGTTCTGCGCGAACCGTCGGAGCCTACATGCCGCTTCCGGATGAGGTGAACATCGCTCCTCTCTTCCGGTGTTTGGAAAAAATATTTTTCGTTCCGGCGTTCGATCCGGAGTCCGGCCTTTACCGGATGGCGCGGCTTACGGCAGAATTAAAAACAGGGCGTTTCGGTATTCTGGAACCGGCGGCTCCGGTTTTCGCGGAGGAAAACGAACTTGACCTGATTATTGTGCCGGGCGTGGCATTTGACCGCGCAGGCCGCCGGATCGGGCGCGGCGGCGGGTTTTATGACCGTTTACTGCCGCAGTACCGCACTGTACGTGCCGGCGTTTGTTTCGACTTCCAGTATTTAGAAACTGTTCCGGCAGAGGAACATGATGTCCGGGCGAACTGGCTGATAACAGAAAAGCGGATTCTTGAAATTGCGATGAACAGTTAG
- a CDS encoding replication-associated recombination protein A, translating to MELFEGTPSVNPKPGAGTAPLAARMRPRTLDEIAGQDHILGASKLLRRAIEADRISSVILYGPPGCGKTSLAEVIALVTDRRFERTSGVLANVAILRKLLEQAAGWKKIHRQDTILFIDEIHRFNKSQQDVLLPYVESGDIILIGATTHNPFFFINTPLNSRSQIFQLNPLSEEAIKTVLKRAMEHPAGLNGLVTADDDALEHLATVCEGDARRALNALEIAALTTPPGKDGVVHLTRHETEESVQKKAVSYDHDEDEHYDTISAFIKSVRGSDANAAIYWLAKMVYAGEDPRFIARRLVILASEDIGNADPRGLSVAIAAMQAVDFVGMPEARIILAQATTYLACAPKSNASYLAIDAALADVESGRTLPVPDHLKNAPHPGKGDVQYQYAHDGTDHFVDQEYVPTDRVYYAPTDQGYEETIRKRLEHWASMRKKKK from the coding sequence ATGGAACTTTTCGAGGGAACCCCGTCTGTTAATCCAAAACCCGGCGCAGGCACCGCGCCGCTGGCGGCGCGGATGCGTCCGCGAACTCTCGACGAAATCGCCGGGCAGGATCACATCCTCGGCGCGAGCAAACTCCTACGCCGCGCAATTGAGGCCGACCGCATCTCGAGCGTCATTCTCTACGGCCCGCCCGGCTGCGGCAAAACTTCGCTGGCCGAAGTGATTGCGCTCGTCACCGACCGCCGTTTCGAGCGCACCAGCGGCGTACTGGCTAATGTCGCCATTCTGCGCAAGTTGCTCGAACAGGCCGCTGGATGGAAAAAAATTCACCGGCAGGACACAATTCTTTTTATCGACGAAATCCACCGCTTCAACAAATCGCAGCAGGACGTGCTCCTGCCCTACGTCGAGAGCGGCGACATTATTCTGATCGGCGCGACGACGCATAATCCATTCTTTTTCATCAACACACCGCTCAACTCACGCTCACAGATTTTCCAGCTCAACCCGCTGAGCGAAGAGGCCATCAAGACCGTGCTGAAGCGCGCGATGGAACATCCGGCAGGACTGAACGGACTGGTGACTGCTGACGACGACGCGCTGGAGCATCTGGCGACCGTTTGCGAAGGCGACGCCCGCCGCGCGCTGAACGCGCTCGAAATCGCCGCACTGACCACGCCGCCCGGCAAGGACGGTGTCGTTCATTTGACGCGCCATGAAACCGAAGAGTCGGTTCAGAAAAAAGCGGTGTCATACGATCACGACGAAGACGAACACTACGACACCATTTCGGCTTTCATCAAAAGCGTGCGCGGCTCCGATGCGAACGCGGCGATCTACTGGCTGGCAAAAATGGTCTACGCCGGCGAAGACCCGCGCTTCATCGCCCGCCGACTGGTGATTCTGGCCTCTGAAGATATCGGCAACGCCGATCCGCGCGGACTGTCAGTGGCAATAGCGGCCATGCAGGCGGTCGATTTTGTCGGCATGCCGGAAGCGCGCATTATTCTGGCGCAGGCGACAACCTATCTGGCCTGTGCGCCGAAAAGCAACGCCAGCTATCTCGCCATTGATGCGGCACTGGCCGATGTGGAAAGCGGCCGCACGCTGCCGGTGCCGGACCATCTGAAAAACGCGCCGCATCCCGGCAAAGGCGATGTGCAGTACCAATACGCTCACGACGGTACGGATCATTTTGTTGATCAGGAATATGTGCCGACCGACCGGGTTTATTACGCCCCGACCGACCAGGGCTATGAAGAAACCATCCGGAAGCGGCTGGAGCACTGGGCCTCCATGCGGAAAAAGAAAAAATGA